The Megalobrama amblycephala isolate DHTTF-2021 linkage group LG10, ASM1881202v1, whole genome shotgun sequence DNA segment TACAATACCACCTTCAGTttgaaaaaacaagacaaaaaagcaCAGCCAGGAGGACTGATGTTAACTGCGCAATTATGTTTAAACGCTCACTTTATTTCATTACCTACAGTTAGAGTCTGAAATTTAAATGACCGAGGGGGGTTAAATATACTTTAGTTCTGTAGGGATCTAAAAGTTCTCGCTGAAATTGCAAACAGTCAGGTGAGGAATGAACAGGCCCACACAGAATTGGAAAACCCATCATTTACGCCGCCAGAACAAGTGACGTGATGTGACAAAACTAGACCGCTTTCGTAGGCATCAACAAAGCTGTCGAGACTTCACGCATGCGAGGAAGCGTTACAGTTTTGTCACGTCACATCACCTCGCAGATGACACGGCGTAAGATGACGTCCATACTAACCACAGCGACAGGACCCCAGCTCCTGTTGTACGAGCTCCAGTTTGGTTTGGCAGCGATGGCACCGCCGACGGTTCTTCTGCTTGGGAACTCGTGGAGAATCTTCAGAACATGAAGCCTCTCCCACACGAACACGCTTCTCCGGGGACGACTCGCTCTCTGAACCTGAGGCTGAACACACCGACAAGCACTTTTAAATTCTTATGCAGTTGCAAGTGCATCACTACTGCAGAACTACCTGGTGCAAGTTTATAACACCATAGAGAGCACCAAGTGCTTCAGTTAGGTAGCAGGTGTTTTACTTACCATGCATCTCATTACTAAATGGGGTTAAATGTGCATGGTTTACAATGGATTGAAGGTTAAATATGCTGTATGTAGTTTGAATATTTGGGCAGATTTGAAGATATTAAAGAGATTTGAGGTTTAATGGATGATGACTTTGCTAGGTTTGGACAATAAATAGATGCATTGCGATTCAAGGATCGATTCTGTTATTTTCTGAATGCAgagctctaggctagtttttaaccgcacaTTCAAACGCTCACGAAGAAAAGCCCTCGTGCGTTTGACCGAGTTTGAGAAAGTACCAcaaaatgcttttatgatgagagattaatgtaaacagcccactaCAAACAGCCTTGTAATTCGCTTTAACCTTTTTGAACTTTATGaattgattattttatagaaagttcaagtgGTGTGTCTAAGGAATCGGAAGCAAGCAGAGTACAGCTGTTTTTTAAagcatgcagtgccatctactgttaaaaactaagctcagaatcgattagAGAGAGAATCACGACCCATTTGGAAAACCTCAAGAGCAGcgagtgattttctttttcttttgttgtcactttaagaacTAATGCATGGATCTACAATACTGATACACATCCGATTTCCaaatgtttacattcacttaagataTAACTGATAACTATTTAtgtgaaagggttagttcactcaaaaatgaaaattctgtttttaattactcactctcatgtcattccacacccataagacaacacaaattaagatatttttgatagaatctgatggttcagtgaggcctgcattgccagcaagttaatttccttttttaatgcccagaaaggtaccaaaaaacatatttaaaacatgtctacagtggttcaaccttaatattataaagcgatgagaatacggcaaaaaaacaaaataatggcttattcaacaatatctagtgatgggcgatttcaaattctgcttcatgaagcttcgaagcttcacaaatcttttgcttcgaatcagtggtttggagcacgtatcaaactgccaaagtcacgtgatccactgaaatttcgaaacacataacatactgaagcctcatttactgaaatcatgtgactttggcactccaaacCACTAATTTgaaaaaagattcataaagcttcgaagcttcatgaagcagtgttttgaaatcgcccatcactagatattgttgaataagtcttttttttttttttttttttttttttgttggtgcacaaaaagtattctcgtcgctttataacattaaggttgaaccactgtactcacatgaaccgtttaaatatgttttaagtacctttctgggcactgaaaaaggaaattcacttgctggcaatggaggcctcaccgagtcatcggattttatcaaaaatatcttaatttgtgttccgaagatgaatacaggtcttacgggtgtggaatgacatgagagtgagtaattaataacagaattttcaattttgggtgaactaacccttgaagactggcattttgtcataattttgtgtTGTGATCACATGCTGTCAGAGAGGCGGATTTCTATGCACGTGCTTCGGATGTGTGTCAGTCTGCATGAGTACAGGGTTCTTTTTTCAAGGCTTATTGcacttaataaaatgtttttaatgtcacaCACTTCCTGCACTTTGTCTCATTCATGCATGTTTCTTTATTGCTCTAATGTGTCAATAACTTCAGGCAGTCcgcacatatttacatactgCGACATACAATATATACCAAAATCTCCATCGACAGGCGCTTTATACTGTCGCTATGATATCACCATACTGGCCAGCCCTAAAATGTGGTTATAACGTGGAGCCCCTAAGGAGGGACTTCTAAAGTCGGCAGAAAGTTTGCAAATACTCTAGAGAGAAGTATGGCTTGACCAGAGCTTGAACTCTATTGATTTAGCTTTCTCTGACCTTGGTAAGTCAGTCTACACCAGAGCTTCCTGTGCTTTTAGAgctttaaaacagtttttttgtgGATGGAGAGGTGGTAATGAATGTGTAACGAGTGGgagaaaatatacatttattaatgcatcatgtttctgCATcgattcacaaaaaaaataatattaataattggaTAGTTAAGTTTACTAAAAAGATTTTGCAATTTGTAACACCCGATTACCTTCAAACAGCTGCTTTGAGACATTCTAACCACATTTGTATGCTGCTGTACATTTACAGCTCAGTTCCAAAGTGGTGTGATGTGCTAGACTATTAAAAGCTGCcagacacaaacaaacacaacaacagCAGTGGTGAGGTGTACCTGAGTCGCAGGGTCGTTTTGTAGGAGTGGATAGCGTGCCGCGAGCTGTGTCTGTACTGGAGACTTCTGGGAGAGAGAACGAAATAAGATttagatttatgcatttatccaaagtgacttgcattgcatttatcagttcatgcattctctgggaatcaaacccatgaccttggcgttGCTATTTAGGAGTCTTCTTCCCTGCAACCCACCATTTGAGAACCACTAGTCTAGATCTCCAAGACTTTCTGGTTGTCTTCAACTCAGATTTTGGCATTTCACATTCCCAAAACAAACATTAGAATGTGTCTGTTGGTCTTATTCATCTGCAATGTTCAGCAGTCTTTCATTCTCTATGACTgctgtgaaatattaaaatgataagGGCCCATCTGAGACTTCATCTCAATATCATCTCAGTTATTACAGGTAAGACAGAAAACATTAGTGTGTCCTCACCGTCCTGTGCAGGAAGAGTTGTGGCTTCTGTCGAGGGCTCCTCAGAGCTGGCTGGCTTGGAGGACAGGGTTTGGCTACTGCTGCTGCTCGTCTCATTGCAGAAGactgctgattggctattgCTGGAGCTGGGGGCGGGCTCTGGAGTGCAGTCCTCGTCTGGCTGTTTCTTCTGTATGTCTGATAGAGAGAACAGAGAATGTGAGTGTGTCAAACACAGTTCAGACACACTTATTATATAGACCATGTACTGTAAGTAACTTACCAGCAAAACATTTGGAGCAAAGGTTCATGGTTTTGCTAGACCTGGAGAGAGAAAAGAAGACAATTTCAAATATCTGTACAGAGCAAGAGCACATTTCTATTGTGAAATGACTGtcacaacaacaaaatattagTAGTTGAAATTAATACTAGCAAAATTACACTATTCTCGATACAGATTTCAATGCCACATTAAAACCTAATGGGCTGCTGACAACATTccttacattacatttaaaaattacaagtaAGCTTCAAGACTTTattagaattttaaaaaattaaattaaaaaaatatattttttatattattattgaatatttttaataatgaaaattaaaatgttttagaaaaacTATTCAAgtaattaacaaataaacaaataaaacaacagaacaaatacaaattaaaagGTTCCTACACTTTTATTAAATGCATTTCTTGTGTGACCTTTCAAGTTATGATTATTGGATAAAAATGTTTAGAAATTTATTTTGTTCACTAAGACCAGTTCATTTGACTCACTGAAAAGAACTCAAAAAGTCCTGAAATAACAACCtcacaaaacaaacactatGACTTGCACTCAAGTTTTACTCTACACAACAGCTATACCTATTTAATGAGATATTTTCTCTGAATCTGAAttgttttcagtgtgaacaaaGTCTCAGACACCTCATCAGTGGAGAGCTCTTCAGTTTTTTACCTGCAGGCTGAGGGTGGTGACATATCACACACTTTATTTACACAGACACAACAAACAACCATTGCACTTCTTAAGAGTGACTCCAAACTCTCTCTCAGGATGACACAAGTTAGCATTGAAAACAACATCAACAGACCCAATCAAGCGCAATCATAATCAGCGGCCAATCAAGGAGGCGGAAGGAAGCATGGGGAGAGAGCAGGGCATTGTGGGTGGGAATAATGCATATTAAGAAGATGTGCTTTTCCACACTCAAATGTGCTCATCACCACATGAACACACCGATGGAGTAGCTATGTGTGCATGAGCAATAAAAAGGTCGGAAAGATATTATTGACAGTGCTGATTGAATGAATGGTATGACGGTTGTTGTTGAGATCAGATGAAACGGTTAAACCTGTTACACAGAACACAGTGCCTCCTGAGCACTATGATAGGCTGATCAATGCCACCTATTATAATTAGAGATCAACCGATATATCGATTTACTAATATTTTCCCCGttatttaagcattttaccataatcggatatcggttttgtaatatcggatttaCCGATAAACGCCGCCATCTTGTGGGTGTTTTTGCGCGCAGGATCGCCATTACAGCACATCTGAGGGGAGACGAGACAACTGcgtgcacaggtaaagtatacCTACCTGCTTTGCTGTAATtagtaaactttatttaacataacagccaTTAATGCACAAATTAGACATGTTACATAAATGCCTGAAATGTAGCTAGTTTATGCATCTTGTCTCTAAGAAATAGAGACAAGCTCACGGAGTCACGTAAGATAATCCGTCAAgtcctgccccaataaagaTGTAACTttgcatgaattaaataatacagcCATGAATGAGTACATGTTGGAAATAAAAGCACTGAATTTCTCTCTCTGTTGTCTATGCTCATCATTAGTCTCGCAAAGTCGTCTGCATTTTGCTGTTCACTCAACGGGTTGATGCTCAGGAAATGTTCCAGCACGGCCACTGCATGTAACTTTTAACAAGATTCACTCGTCTAAAACATCCgtaattatataaacatttactatATAACCATTAATTCGCTAATAAACATCCAAGTAAACAACTctatggaaattaattatttattatctccacGAGCAATTGCAGTTTGAGTATAGTTCTGTGTTAACGCATAGCTAAACAGTGCTTTGTCACCAGATATTTCATAATCTagaatgacaaaaacattaaaaattctgaTATAACATACCAgttgagaaatgcaataaaacacaatgttttgtttgttatattccaATTCTCCAGAGAAtattattcagttatttaaCATTATCCAGCGAATTATTCTTCACTCTTTAGTCTAttaaatagggctgggcgatatatcgcatgcgattctcacgcgcatttcgtcagtaaagccggttccctgattaccgctaaatcgccatcacctgctttcaaatggagcgccttttaatagacagagccgtagttcactgataagccacgcaaaatcgggttcattatcgaagtcgattcatcgtgagaatcgcatgcgatatatcgcccagccctactattAAACAGCTTATAAACCTACTAAAACTGTAGTTTAAAATGAAGTATTACATATCTGCAAAGTTGATATGACTACtgtctttaatatattttctccatttgaaaacattagacattctacatttattttgcttattgttaacattagtgttgctgctgatgctttttataaataaaattatttttgtaatatgaagattaaaattaacatgaaagactactaattttcaacatttttttaagatGGCTGAAAGATTACACTATTAGAATTActtatgtgctttattttacctgggtttttttttggttttttttacctcaaagattttattttttaaacaaaaacagtttagtAACAGTGCActtatttttttgcactttcAGACCCCTCTTGGTGTAaaaataagatttgttttgttttctgtgcaaggagggagtgattgttataaataaaatggtttgttcagttcagtggAATTGAAATCAtgtcaaaaacagaaaacagtaaataaatatcagttCTGCATGTCGGTAATCGGgcacaaacacaaattattGGTATcggttctaaaaaaaataaataaataaaaaaaatcaatatcggtcgatcactaattGTAATTTATCCACAATTCGGCTTAAATGGATCTAAGTTGCAGACTTAATCATCTAGTTGCAgactaaaaaaaagaaactcaaCCAACCGTACACCACTAGGGATGAAATGGTTACCACTTTGACAAACCACAATAAAAATTCCAGACGATTATCATcacagcagcatagcagatctattcgccaagaccaaataccaGAACACTGTCATATCACCATGACAAACCCTTTGAGAGCTGTCATGACTGAAATGCAACTGTAATCAAATcagttgttaattttaacctttaatattatagtaatgtatcAGCTGACTGAATTCCCTGTTGAGTTTACAGCATAAGTTGATATATATTAGGGAGgcaccgatatgaaaattttggctgATACTGATAAttcattatatttgaaagctgataactaaacatatatatatatatatatatatatatatatatatatatatatatatatatatatatatatatatatatatatatatatatatatatatatatatatatatatatatatataatttttatataatttttgagagcctgattacaaataCAAAAGTCATGCCACAAGCAAACCGTTATAATGATGTTATATCATcataattttatgtagcctataaaATGAATTGCACAAGTTGCACTTGACagttttttcctttttgaagtgactccaaacatatttcaagcaaaaatatcttaatttgtgttccgaagatgaacaaaggtcttacgggtgtggaacgacatgagagtgagcaattaatgacagaatttttcatttttgggtgaactaaccctttaaccgaTTATCACAATAATCatttgttgcagccctagtaggaaaaaaaattacatacagcATTTCACACAAACTGTGCAGCAGATAAACTTTTACATATTTTCAGAGAATGCAACggtgagtttgtgtgtgcgtgtgagtaTGTGTGCATGGTCTTCCTCTGTCACATGATTTAAAGCTAATCAAGCCGGCCTCTCTGGATTAATCTGACATCTCCTGTTAAATGTCATCTGCAATTACTGCTTATGAAAAGAGGCAACAACCCAATCAAGACGCCAGCGCACACACACCTCAGCCCACCTTCTGAAGAGTCACTGTGTGCGCGACACATTCAACAATCTGAGGAACACAAATCACATCACACCATTAATCAAGCCATTTTACTAAATAACCACAATAACATTGAATCTAATTTGTAGATGTGATTGATGCAGCGCTTCCTACAGAATGAACACACCTGCCAATAACTGGATCTAacttaatcaaaataaaacttttcaaaaacagCAAATGTGTATCTTTAAAAGATTATGTAATTTCTGCAAAAATTTTAAGTTGCTTTCAAAAGCAATTCAACTTGAGAATCATTTTGATTAATTCATTACAATAACTAGCATTATCTATTTATTAACTTTGTATTATTTCATCATACCTAGTCTTTTCTCTTCACATACAACAATTAGTGTACAACAATTCAAGGGAAAGCATGAATCTTTTTGCTCATATTTGGGGTTAGAAATTTAAAACCCCAAATATTAATCAATTAAACCGACTAAACAGTGTTTGTGAAAGACAAACTAACAATTCTATGTTTATGCAAATACTCAAACAGTAGTCTTTCACTTCAGAAACAGAGCTACTCATCACCAGCACTTGTTCAATTCCAACCTATAATATTAATTGAATACACACAGAAACAACCAAATCGCTGTGTGTGTAATGTCAACATTTATAGTGAATTGGCAAGGAACAGGAATGTTGCATGTTTTAAAAGGTAGGTGCTGTTCAAGGTTTCCTACACTATGGTCAGATATTACCTTGAAAGGAAATTAAAGCAACATTGAAATGGTGAAGGTTTACTTTAGCAATAATGAGAGTATTCTGTGGGAATCTCAGGGGACGGCACATCCAAACACAACAGATGATCTCACTATCCACACTCATTCCCAGCCAGCACCAGCTCCCAAATGATAACGCAAGCTTGAAAATGAGAAGGCTGACATGCtaacaggtgttaaaatggaagATGCCAGATGGAAGTATGGAAatcgaatgaaaaatgaaatgccACAGCTGCCCTTCACACTTCAGCCCCTCTGAACTGCAGCACCCTCTATCTACACAAACAGAAAAATGTCTTTGGAACCAGAGCAAACATCCTTTAATTTGGAAGGTATACACCGTGCAACAGTAGAAATGTGCCAGCTAGTAGCAATTATGCTACATCTTTTAGACCAGACTTATTTATTGTGAATAATCAGATAATTTGGTTTGCATCCATAAagttctaaataaaaaaagttatttaaattttttttttcccattgcattaatacagaaaaaataaatatgacataTAATGCTACCATGACATACAATTCCACCTTGATAGACCAGAAATTACTAGAGAATACTAATGATACTAGAATTTCTGAAGCAAAAGCTGCACctgttttacttcataactaTCCTCACTTGTAGTCCATATAATAGTTAACCACATTTTCAGATAACCTACTGCACTAAACATGGGCTAAGTTTACTCACGTGACTTACCATCAGATACTTCATAGCCGTTGGTCTAATCTTGACATGTTAGTTTAGATGTAGGTGTGCACAATTTTTCTTGACACTGGTTATCAAAACAGAGTGGCATTTGCTTGTGTCATTCAACACCAGTTAGG contains these protein-coding regions:
- the zfand3 gene encoding AN1-type zinc finger protein 3 isoform X2, whose protein sequence is MGDTGSERSKPPSIPPRCPCGFWGSSKTMNLCSKCFADIQKKQPDEDCTPEPAPSSSNSQSAVFCNETSSSSSQTLSSKPASSEEPSTEATTLPAQDVSSTDTARGTLSTPTKRPCDSASGSESESSPEKRVRVGEASCSEDSPRVPKQKNRRRCHRCQTKLELVQQELGSCRCGYVFCMLHRLPEQHDCMFDHLGRGREEAVLKMVKLDRKVGRTCQRIGEECS
- the zfand3 gene encoding AN1-type zinc finger protein 3 isoform X4; the encoded protein is MNLCSKCFADIQKKQPDEDCTPEPAPSSSNSQSAVFCNETSSSSSQTLSSKPASSEEPSTEATTLPAQDEVSSTDTARGTLSTPTKRPCDSASGSESESSPEKRVRVGEASCSEDSPRVPKQKNRRRCHRCQTKLELVQQELGSCRCGYVFCMLHRLPEQHDCMFDHLGRGREEAVLKMVKLDRKVGRTCQRIGEECS
- the zfand3 gene encoding AN1-type zinc finger protein 3 isoform X3, producing MKEVTYCCECCFHKSETIMSSKTMNLCSKCFADIQKKQPDEDCTPEPAPSSSNSQSAVFCNETSSSSSQTLSSKPASSEEPSTEATTLPAQDEVSSTDTARGTLSTPTKRPCDSASGSESESSPEKRVRVGEASCSEDSPRVPKQKNRRRCHRCQTKLELVQQELGSCRCGYVFCMLHRLPEQHDCMFDHLGRGREEAVLKMVKLDRKVGRTCQRIGEECS
- the zfand3 gene encoding AN1-type zinc finger protein 3 isoform X1, whose protein sequence is MGDTGSERSKPPSIPPRCPCGFWGSSKTMNLCSKCFADIQKKQPDEDCTPEPAPSSSNSQSAVFCNETSSSSSQTLSSKPASSEEPSTEATTLPAQDEVSSTDTARGTLSTPTKRPCDSASGSESESSPEKRVRVGEASCSEDSPRVPKQKNRRRCHRCQTKLELVQQELGSCRCGYVFCMLHRLPEQHDCMFDHLGRGREEAVLKMVKLDRKVGRTCQRIGEECS